ttaaCAAAGGGTAATTTTATCGTTGATGTATCGCcttgaaatttttagtggttaaaaaattagtttgaagtaaatttgtcattggtgTTCCAATTTATGGTTTTAACGTGGtcaaaaaatttgtttggagcaaatttgtcatatgtgtactaatttgaaattttttatggtgttAACTCTAATCTAAAtgcattttcccctttttctatatttaaaatatttgaaactaTTACGGGATATGAATCGTTGAATTAGTGACTTAAATTTGGCCAAATCGGCGGACAAGCTTACTCCCGGCCTACGTGTCTAGAAAAGAATGCCACACGGCGGGAAACCATTTATCCATAATAGAACTCACCTTCCAAATTCGAtgttaatattatttttcatgaCCGCATGAGAGTCGTCTTAAAAGGGTGTCATGGTTTCTCTTTGTGGATTTCTCTATTGGAATATTGTGATGGATCGTGTTGAACCATTAGGTTAGGTCAGGACTGTTGGGTTTCATTCGAAACCGATAAATATTTGGGAGATTGAATGATTCGAGTGTGTaaattccttttgtttaaaatAGAACTCTTgctttgacacaaaaaaaaaaaaagaccaaaaaaaaaaaaaaggtggaactcTTGCGTTTGCTTTTTTTGTGGACAGGCGCTCCGACCGAATTCACATAAAAGTTCCAGTGTCctcttaactaatttttttgtttgcttcCTCTTATTATGTCCCGATTATGGTGGAGTGACCGGTCTTATTGCCATGTTGCCCcacaaaaatcccaacttttcctttctttggccCCGTTTATAGTAAAATCACCTTAACAGTGCAAAGCATAATGTCACATGAAATCTGTGTCGCATGACACCTATAGAGATGCAAAGCATGATATCACATGAAATTAACATCgatttatcattaaaaaaaatgtttgaccATAGTCTATTAAGAATTTACAAAAATCACAAGGATAACCAAAAGTTTGTGCCCCGCAGATTTCATTAATCGCAGTTATTCAAAAGTAAATGTTTGCAAAGAATCACGTTTCGATTTAGAGGCCGAGTATcgaaaatcttatcttttttttttttcctcccgcACGAATCTTGTTAACAACAGTCGCCCAACCCTGGCTTGCCATTGGGCAAGGAAATAtgagtttctttcctttttttattttcttatttttccttttttttcttctcggtTCGGCGAGGGCTTGCCGAATTtcgtaaaatgaaaaataaaagaaaacgaggAAAAGACAAAAGATAGTCAGGGAACccatttatgacatatttaaaattcatttaagacCAATTAGGTTGTTGAGTAAcctttatgacccacttaagcttatttttaatggTACCTTGGTCAAGACAAATACGGGCAATGTTTCCCAGAAGAGGccatttatagattttttttttcttctacgaTTTGTCAATGCTCCTTGATTTGGCTAAATAGTGTAGCCCTAGAGATACTTTCATAACCTTTTTTGCGCTGATGAGCACGTACGCATGTTAAAATGCGCATGAATTTATGAACGGTGGTCCACACGACATGGGATATGTAAACTCACATGCTACTGTGGGATCCATCTCGAGGTACGGGTGCAATCCATCCACCATGTATGTATAAAGGTGTGCATATGAACTATGTCGATGGAGAGCAgatgtggcaaaatgggtctagaacacATATTTTAACCCGTGCGCAATGATATAGGTCATGAATGGATTGCcttaaatgtttttaaaaaaaaacttaagtgggtcataaatgtgttatctaacaacttaatgggtcataaatatgTTATCTAATAAGCTTAAATAGATAGTAAACAAGtcattgttaatttttttttttttttatttttttttctttctctcttttttcttggaaATCCGGCAAGGTTGCCATATCTCGTTGgacttagaagaaaaaaaaggaaaaaaaaaacagatttttttaaattatagaAAATTGTTCatagtgttttagcaatataatgtcttgaaaaatttacaaaaaaaaaaaaaaaattccttgattgtgttaaatatgaaagtattttagcaatatgagtcgctagattttattgtatggAGTCAAAACGGGATAAACGAGTCAATTTGAAGGTCtgacggagagagagaaagggagagctCAAATTGACTCATGGAAGTTGGCATTCGACTCGTCCTAGATTTTCATTTGATCGCCAAGAAACGAAATTGGCTAGAATAAGATAAGATGGTACGAGAAATGCCTGGCATTTGTCCTGTTCGATCTTTTTCTAGGGGGCAAAACCCTGTATGAAAGTGACATAGACATGGCGGTCAAACTATAGAGGCAGGCCGCAATCGCTATAGTGGCCGGTCTACTCGATAGAGATCACCATCACGATAGCAGCTGCTTATGTTACCGTCTCCCTCCGAGGGGCAAGAGAGTTGCCACCATCAGGAAGGTGAATGTATGGGAGGGACCAACGATGCCGGCGATACGGCATCGCGCTAAGTGCGTCTAGACCAGCGAACTTttcatttgtccttttttctCGTTTGTTATTTTTGAAGTTTCATCCTGTGCGCCTTACGGGATTTTCAAGAAATGCATGTGAATTTCTTGCGCGCGCGCTTTAATTTTTGGAGCACACATTCGATCCTCATCAGTCACAAAATGCTATGTCCTAGTCGGATCACTCGTGTTGACTTCCGCCTATATTTTTTTACCCAATTCGTGACCCGTCAAAATACTCcatcaaatccaaaaaaaaaaaaactccatcaaatccaaaatttatCTCATTCTTTCTGTCACgtgtcgaaaaaagaaaagaaacgtgTGGAAAGGGACATCTTGACTTGATCCAGCACAACAATGAGCAAGTTGCCTACCAACAGATGAGCATAATGACCATCCAGTACGTGCAAAATCAAGAGGAGGAAACAACGAACATTGGAGAGTTGTCCTTGCGACGTAGGATCAAGGGCTTAATACTCTGAAAAACCATCAAATTAAGGTTAAGTCTCAATTGTGAATCTAAATGTCTTTTTGTCCAATAATAAATCTTCAATTTTAGGTCCAGTCACGACATTACCATAGACATTTTCTTTGCCCCATGGAAGAACCTCAACTTCAGTTTTACTCCCAATTCTccccttaatttttttcatgtaCTGCAAAATATTTGTAACTTTAGGTTAGTCCCGATTCtactgcaaatttttttaaaacaaagttCATATCCGATAATACGTCATTCGAGTCAACAAGGAAATTTATCTCCACGAGACATCTTATTGGATATAAAATTtggatatgaaaaaaaaaaactagagtaATGACGTGAAAATATCACATCACTAAAGTGATTTTGGATTGAAAGTTAATACAGGCAAACATGAGACTCAAGTAAAAGCCGTCGTTTTTTTataagaccaaaaaaataaaaaaagctctCGGTAGATTTAAGTTAGTATTTTATTATGGGTAAAATCGAGATTAGACCAAAAGCCAAAGGTTTTTCATGAGAAGAAAACAGAAATTATCATAGAATTGCACCTCAAGATAAAGTCGGAGGTTTTTCAGGATATTATTACGTGGCAATTCCAATTCCTTGTATTTTAGTGGTGTTATAAACTATTACCTCagtacataaattaaaaaaataaaataaaaacaaaacaggagacaagttaaaaaaaaaaaaaaaaaaggtaacacTAGGCGGGGTCAGATGAAGAAGACAAAGGAGTGGGTTTGCAGAggggaagggaaaagaaaagcattatTGTCGTAGCCTCCTTTCTGGGGATTCCCCAGACGCCGACAAATGGCACGACCACCGTACGCAGCCACGACGATCGCAGCCGTCCGATGGCCGCAGCAGCCTCCCCGGCACTGCCCGACCCCCTCCCCCTCCGTCGGATCAGGGAttttcgcctctctctctctctctctctctctctctgtctttttaGTACATTTGCTTCGCCCCGAATCATGtccaaattttgccaattctaGCTAAAGGCAAAGGGTGCTGGCTAGTGCTGTCTTTCTTTGATGATGTTGAAACTTTCGCTCCACGGTCAATGCGTCATTCATTGCTCCTGTCAATGCCCCCATGTAATGTTTCACCAAGCAAAGAGTAAATCACATCCATTTATAAccctagtcccaaatctatatgTATGTAGATGTGTATATTTCTTTAATTCCGGGCGAGCGATTATAGTCGCGGGCATCGCCCGCATTTATATTTTCGTAATTCCGCAAGTTGATCATCTCCGACGATTGGATGAAAATAATGGTCCGTCACGGAACGATGAACCCGCACCCGCCGAAGAATAAAAATCCGGTTTGAGGTTCGTTTGGGATTTCCGGGAGGTTCCTATGGTCTTTCGAGCATGAATCTTTCTGCCGTCTTCGGCGTGATTAAGGTCTAGTTTTCGTCGCATCTCTTGTGCAGAGTGTCGGGACGCTCGGACACTTAAAAAATCAACAGcgaacctttctttttttggacagAGATGAATCGAATTATGGGAGAAAGTCAAAgttttaaaatgtgaaaaaaagaCGAACCAACTTAAAACGAACCGGAACTTGTGTAGTCCCATGTCGAAAAGGACGGGGCACCATCTCGTAACGGCTATTTTTTCGAGACgataatatatattttgacGTGTTGAAAATTCGTTCGGAATCTCGAAACTCCTGGAAATCCAACATCACCTTAGTCACTAACCCACTGAACGAATAGTTATATTAAAGCTAGGCTTGATTGCCGCGTCTATCAGGGAAGCGGCCTGTTCCGATTCCGATTTGATTCTCCTTTCTGAAAATTGACAACCGACTTTGATAGGATAAATTCCACGTTTTTGGGTCCGAAACCTACCAACCTtgaaaccaatcacccctaacTGTAGTCCAGTTTTTGAAACCTaggcatgtttttttttttttgccccttctttttgcagagaaaatgaacaagaaaaagagTCTGCTGCAGGAgtttaacaattttttcatGAAGAAGAGGGTAAAATGCGACAAGTGAATTTCTTTGTTCTCTCAGTCAAAAGTTGTTCTCGTTGCCTTAGGCATGAAAAGTCGCTTTCCTTCCCTTGGAAATGAGAGGGGAGAAGGAAGAGatctcataattttttctttctttttctcctcagCCTTTCTGTGGCAACTTGTGTTCGAACACCATTAATGGCAAATTGATCAGAATTCGCAGGGGGGGAGAGAGGAGGCGATTCATTCTGATTTCTACTGACGGTGTTCCCCGTCTTGTGTTCTCGCGCTTCTTTTGAACTCgagaccaaattttttttttttttggtcctttaTTGCCTTTTTGTTTTACCAAATCCGTTGGTTGAATGCATGGGATGATGAGCGtggaaaggaggaggaaagctAGTAAATGATGGTTAATAATTCAGGGTTTAGGCTAACTTGGAGTCATGTTCTTGTTTTCCCGTATAGCTCAAATGATGTTGGagtgaaaagtttagaaaaccATCCTTTTTAGAGTTCTTTCTATTGAAAAATGGCTAGGCTTGAATGTCAAGTTTGATTGGTTATGTCGTTAGGGCTTATTTCGATTGGGGATGGGGAGTGAGATTTGGATTATTTGGTTCAGTCTCGATACAagatttgatttaaaaaaatatgcagATTTTGAGCTTTGCACTCTAGATAGTCATTAGTATCGATGTTATTCGTCAAAAAGTCATGAAGACATCGTTATTGATAACATAATTGGaagtgtcaaaatgggtcattttTTATTCATAATTTTAGAATTAGGTCCTATGTTGGGTTTTTTCAAACATTTAAAGGATTGTGTGGAAGTgggtaaaaattatttaaagttCAATCAGATTGGGACATCATGGGTTTCTATTTTCTGATCATTTAAGTCCAATGAAGGTTGGCCTTCCAGACTAAGGCCACCGCTGAGGCAGTCGATGTTGCCGTCGTGTCTCGATCACGGTGAAGTCTCGCCCATCATCGCCTGTTGCTTGTAAAGCGTCAAGCTTCTTTGGTGACGATAATCTCCGTTGTGCCCTCTGCCAACAAAGACAGAGGGGTTCCTCAAGTGGTGGTGATGCCGCGACAACGGCGACCACACAACATCAGATCTAGGCCAGTAAACTCAAAtccgatggagagagagagagagagagagagagagagagagacgtgtgGCGACAGTTGGGAAATTTCGGCAGGGATGTGATGAACATCATAATCGGACTTTTGAGGCGTGATAACGCtctctttaagaatttatttgcTTCGCAATGTTGCTAATGATTTCTAGCAAATATCTTCTAGGATATAATAAAGTCTCAATGAGAATAGCGGATATcaattctgatatttctccAGGATCTCTCTATGAAATAATTGGAAAGAGTGActgtatttttctttgaaagaaaaaaacgaaaaatagaagatgaagaagttctaaattgaacatacatGTTTTGTAATATATAAAGAAGATGTTTAAACAGACACGACCTTTCAAAAGTTAAGGAGTTATGCCCGAACAGACGTGACCTTTCAAAGGTTAAAAACTTATGTCAAAATAGACACAATTTGAACACATTTCTTCAAAGGTTATAAGGGCCCTTTGTGAACAATCGCATTGTTTCactaaaaaataatgacaattgTTGATTAGTGCCAAATGAAATTCACGTGCGTGCTCACATATTTTCGATGTGGGACAAGACATTTcttagtttgttttacaaactaCCAACAGCGACTAGGTTTGGGGGCTTGGCAGCAGCATGGTGGGGGTCAGACGAAGTGGGTTCGAGGACTCATCTTCCATAACTGAGCACAGTGACTGATTGATGGTGGGCAATCAGGCTTCCGACTGATTCGAATGATGCCACCTTAATTCTCCCCTTACCCGTGCTTCTAAATCTATTTCCCTTCGCTGCTTTTGTAGACTCTGCTGTTTGCACTTCTCTCTACCGCGATAGATGCAGCCTTGAACTATTGAGCCCAGAAGAAGGAGCACCTCATTTGAAGACCCGCTTTGCCCCAAGCCCATTTCTATGCCCAAAAGGCCACCTGCGAGCTATTCTTTTTCATCAACATGGCCATTATATAGGGGTGAGGAAAAAAACCATGATCCACCCAAACCGGATCAGACCGTACCCAATCGGTTAATTTTGGATGGTAACCGGCAAGTGTAGTTTGGTTCCCAGTTTCAATTTTCTGGAACTAGCGGGTACCGGTTTGGTTCCCGATTTCGAGAGGGAACCATCCAACCCGCCCAACCGGACCGGTCCTTTTGTATAATACAAATGTATGTTCTTTTAATTGAAGGCTAAAGCCATCTCCCTCAAAGGCTGTGCCTTTTGGGATGCCTTTTGCAAATATTGCAATGACTGTTATCTTGCATAtcgaaaattttccatttagcAATGGTACTAAATCGTTGTTCCCACAgttatcttgcatattgaaaattttcctccttCAACCGTTAGGGACTggttcctttaaaaaaaaaaaaaaaactgatattGGTGCTCGGTAGGACCGTAATCGAGATCTAATCGGGAACCGGATTGGATCGGTGGTTCGATTTTCAAATGGATTCATGGAACGAGCGAGTGGTTCACGGGTTCGCATTTTGCGTAACCGGTCTCTAGAGGGAAGTTCTACGATGGGAATCACCCATCCTGGAACCGATCACTCCAACaattatcaaaacaaaaaacaaaaaaattgaaaaccaacATGGCTAGATCGGATTAGATTGAGTATAGGTTGACTCCAAATCAACTCAGATATGACCCTGCCTCCATGTTGCTCATGTGCCACGCAAAGTACTAGCTCACGAGCCGCCCTCAAATCCCGAGCTCCCTCGTCAACTTGGCAAACTGATTGATAGAGTTGCCCATTCTTCGCAGGCAACAAtttaataaacaatattgctAAGAATTGACCCGGGTTGGGTTAAGCATGATTGGGTTTGGATCGCTAAAATTACATTACATAAAAATAGGTCAATATGGGTTAAGTGGATGAATTTGAGTTACATCATTATCAGCCCAACTCGACACACACGTTTAATGGGTCTATGGATGATTaatgaaaatagaatataaaTGCACAAGAATATGAGTGCTAAGAGAGAGTTCCTTTAAGGTAATTGCATAGCTAGTTAGCTACTAAGCTACTATATAACGACATGACCGCAAAGCGCGGTAGACAGATGCTGCGCCACGGGCAGAGCCCAGTTGATTGTAAATATTGTCAAGccttcggttttttttttttttccggcgaaaatgaacgatttaacaattttttctaaatatgaTCTCTTTataaaacttataaaaacaaattaataataaatatttttattgttcacaaaattatttaaacatcaaaattttATCGCccatcatttttaagaaaacattttttaaattgttcatttttcatgaaacaaactgCATAAATACTCATGAAAAACCACAGCATTCAATTAATGGGCAACCAAATTAAGGataaaaatcaacttcaaaTACCAGTGAAATTACCCAAGCATTCTGCAGAATCTTAGGCTCGGGGATGTGTCCACCCAGCCCATCAGCAGTACATAAGCTGGACTGGAGCGATTACGTCATACCATGTACCAAGTTTTTCAGCAGCATCATAGGTTTCGACAAATGCTTATTATGTACATAGAATGGGTTACCAACATAAGCACTGTGGACAACTTATATACAAGCCAGAGTTCAGCACGAGGAACGATGAGACGGGGATAAAGAAATGGGCGGCACTTGGCCTTAATCAGTTGTCGCCGAACGTGTTTTCTCCGCTGTATGTGACATAGAGAAACCCATCCTCATCTTTCTTTTCATCGTAAATGGCAGACATTATTGCTCCTGAGATATCAAGAGAACATTGTTAGTCGAAACTGCAATGGACTTTTATCAGCAAACGACGATTCAAAAGCGTTCCATTTTCTGTTAAAAAATGTAACAGAGAGGGAAATCAAATATAAAATGATCATCGGCGTGAAGTGAAATAAGTCGAGAAGAATGTACCTGTGGGTGGAAGGACATTGTCAACAAATATGAAGATCGCCTTTTCAGCGCTCAGCTTAATTCTCTTCCTGATCACGTAGACGAACTGACCCACAGTAAGGTCGGCTGGGACAAGATATCTGCAGGTTTTCAACAATAAGTCAAGTATCGCAGCTATGACTTCCTACAAGTGCAGATAGGAAAATGATAATAGCAGTTGATGAAAAAGGGCTCACTTTTTCTTGTCAATGTTGGGAATATCACTTCGCTCCGCCTTCTCCACAATCACCTTAAGATTACCGTACAAATGTTAGCATAAGCAGAAAATAAGTTCCAGAAGACATTGACAAAAGAAGTTCCCACAGATTATGGTTTTGCCAGTGAAAGTAAGAGACAAATCCTGCAAACTGTCCTGTCGGTCACAAAGTAAAACCAACTAAGTCACCTTGCCCATCAGAAAGCCTGGATAATTGTGTAGGATTGACTAGTGAAAACATGCTGCACCCTGAGAGAAAGGCTGATAAAAATGACCCAGCTTGCAGAAAAACATGAACTTCCTAGGATGAATATTTGCAAGAGAACTTCTCACGGGACACTCTTTTGATCGATATCTTATGCCAATCTATGTCCAACCAAGTCGAGTTGAAAAGTGCTATCTAACAGATTCCTTAGAACGGAATTCAGACAAAAggcatatgaatggtcatcaCAGTGCCTGATGCTTCTTCATCTGCAAGGTGCTAGCAATCAGGACAATAACTCATCATCTACTTTGGACTTCTTATAATCATAAGTGTCTTCTCCAAATTCTTTCTCACCAACAGCAAACTCCTAAATACTTTCCACTATTGTTGCTTAATTGCAATGGCCATAGAAGGTCCTCCAGATAGATCCTAGGAACAGAGAGCTCTTGCTAAGTTAGGTTCACGGATCAAGAAGgcaatgaaaaatttatgagaGAACTGTGCTTTTCAGTTCCTTGTCTGGATAGCAGTCTTGTGGAATCAAAAGACTCAGatgtccttttcatctttccacAGTCTCTGTGTTCTTCTTTTGCTACAGATATTACTTAACCAACTTATCATGCATACTGACCAAATGACCTCTTCAGATCTCCTCTCAAAGATAATGTTTTGCcatgataaaaagaaaacaagaaaaggaagaggaggacATAACTACGATCAGCAATTGGAGATGGATAGGTAAAGCTATGAGACACTCCAAATTACTAGATGAATCCAAGGTTAAGTACTTAAGGATACCCTGAGAAGGATGCAATGCACCACAAATACAAAGAGAAAAACACTCCACTTTATCTTCAACCCGTGGTTTTCATGTCAATCAGAAATTGATATCACAAGTCATACAATGTCAAAGCAGCGATTCCTGTAGGTGACTCATACTTTTATGCCAGAACTACCAGTTTCAATTTCGACGTTAAAAGCATTTTCATCAGTGTCATACTTCGCCAAATCTTCCATGGCCCAAGGGTGGGCACAGGGCATTCTAGCAACACAGCTCTAGGTTGCAAGATTGAATAAAATGACAATTGACGCAACATGAATCTACCAATTAAGCCAATAAAAATGGTCTCAATCACTGACAATTAGAGAATTGCTGTATGAACTGGGGCAAATTCACAAAACAACTGAAAACTCTCACCGGAATCCTGTCCGGATATTTCTCCCTTATTCTCCCCGCCTCGGCACGTCTCTTCTCTGCAGTTGAAAcgaaatcaccaatttgtcaaAACCGGGTTCAGGAAATTTCAATTCTACTTTCGTTTAGATAATACGGTCAGCGTGCCAAACAGCAACACATAGCCAACTACATACCAAAGTCATGCTCCTGCTTAAACACGCTCTTGTTCATCCTCACTCAACCCAACTGCATAAGAAAAACACACACTTTAACCGCAATTTCACCCTTGAATATGAATCAGACAAATAACAAGTGCACCCTAATTGCGTCACTGGCACAAATATCAAACCAAAGACCAAAAGAACACAATTTGACGCGATAACGCCAGAGGTTAAACCACTCCACGACCGCAACAAACAGAAAAGAAGCTTAAGCATAAACCAAGCTAAGCCAATTAAGAATCCCAATATAACCAGCAATACCCATGATCATCCAAACACAAATTCCAAGCTAAAGAAGAAACAACATACATCTCCACCGAACTGTCCTATATTCTGTCGGAAGATCAAGGAATCAAGAACAGAAGAAGGTGTGAGAAGAGAGGTCAACGTGGACTTACACGGAGAATGAATCGGTACAAGAAAACCCACacagaaagagaagagagagcgagcgagacGGTTGcttgagaagaaagaagaaggaagaaggaagaagatagagACGATCGGGTTGAATCGACTGATCAAATCCCCATCAGGAAAGAAGGATTAATAGGAGGCGATCGATATAGCTGTTCGGTTTGCAATGACGATCGAGTCTCGAGAAGCTTTGATCGTCTACGATGAGGTTCCGTCGAAGGGAGACTCAGGGGTCCAATCATGGCACGCCATGTCAGCACGACAAGAGCTGTCGGCTTTTCTTGacttaaacaaagaaaaaggtgaaGACTTATGTTACACGATGATTCCTAGAGGAGAGcatggttcggttcgattttgtGCAATGATCTTGGTTTTTTCTACGGTGGCCAAATCCAACATAcgtctttttatttaattttaaaagtcTGATGGTAATTGAGTAATTACAGACATCTACGTTTAAGGAAAGTAATTAAGGATTTCCATTAGGTGGACGGTGGGCATGTGGAATAATccggtcacaaaaatataaatgtCCCCTGTTCATTCAATGagataattgtctaaaaaatcttaaaccgcgGCCAATTGGGCCTTAAGTCCCAAATCTTTTGATATTTACAAATGTAATCCTTCTGGCaagtttttctcaaaaaaattgctAACCTAAACTTTGATCGTCTTATATGGCACCACCGAGctatgttttaaaattttttttaaaaaaaacaactgaagtttttctcttttcttttctattctttagtGGAGGTCACTTGCTAGAGGCAAGGgcctgcaaaagaaaaggaaaaaaaaatgaaagacgaacaaaaataaaaaatttatgaaaattattcatgttagtACCCATCGTGGTAGCCGTTTACATCGGCAAATTCTATCCAAAATTGAGCGAAAGGATTACATTGGTAAATCGTTAAAGgttttagggctaaattggctaaattaaaatatttatgattggatTGGACCCCCATACAATACTTTTAGGTTGCGTGTGGTCGTCCGGATTTCTACTCGGATAAGATTGAATAGAATATGATaagaaattcataaattttgtcatatcctatttATTGCTTGGTGAATTACAAATTTGAAGTTAGGTAAGAAGAGG
This sequence is a window from Rhodamnia argentea isolate NSW1041297 chromosome 3, ASM2092103v1, whole genome shotgun sequence. Protein-coding genes within it:
- the LOC115727695 gene encoding autophagy-related protein 8f-like, yielding MNKSVFKQEHDFEKRRAEAGRIREKYPDRIPVIVEKAERSDIPNIDKKKYLVPADLTVGQFVYVIRKRIKLSAEKAIFIFVDNVLPPTGAIMSAIYDEKKDEDGFLYVTYSGENTFGDN